A single window of Pieris rapae chromosome 4, ilPieRapa1.1, whole genome shotgun sequence DNA harbors:
- the LOC110997140 gene encoding histone deacetylase 4 isoform X1 translates to MADDPSSSQMSSEMSRDNGGAEGGGGTGRSPSPPRAPPDSSFHHQIMQSHSPRKNHIAERAKQTLENSFLLQLKKQQQLQQEILLQHFQQQRQQLAEQHEQQIRHHLKLWEQQKAMEEAALREAREAREAREAREAREARDVRERGDLRKKDKLEHCATASTQVKQKLQEFLKKKQAAATANGAMPGSPYRNWGIVKSSSGESMPSGAAAGAHPYRLPAPLAAPLPLTLPAPAAPDYPLRKTASEPNMLKVRLKARVIERRASPLARRPLKTRPKPRNCEAGSPRGSPPGAVGSSTPIREEEETGRSPEPLFSSPSLPNISLGRPLAAHCPPPAPPPALPPLCESEPYCGAAALSARLAKRPLGRTHSAPLPLGDPALHPHLPHHYLRDQIRKTVLTRAHDAAAAQLREEEGEVIDLTRKPCPVPPVAPPAPPPPPLAAAPLARALSSPLVGARQPPTGLAYDALMLKHGCSCGAHAPTHPEHGGRLQSVWARLCETGLAARTERTRARKATIEELASVHSEAHVAAFAGRGRDAKEPRGRALRLVRLACGGLGVDADTPWSEAHTPAAARLAAGALLDLALRTARNELRNGFAVVRPPGHHAEPDQAMGFCFFNNVAIAARQLRLRLGLRRVLIVDWDVHHGNGTQQAFYEDPGVLYVSLHRHDDGNFFPGTGAADECGSGAGLGFTVNVPWPGRPPLADAEYLAAFRTVVMPVAKEYDPEIVLVSCGFDAAAGHPAPMGGYSVTAACFAHMTRELMQLANGKVVLSLEGGYDLPAMCDCAQECVKALLGERIAAPPLSELARTPAPHAVAALRAVATAQAAHWPAVARALPLATRSALEAAPAVAGARLGSLQTERDAADTAAAMATLSMHQPAPAAPSRSGSSRSASEEPMEQDDAK, encoded by the exons TTGAAGAAGCAGCAACAGTTACAGCAAGAGATATTGTTGCAGCACTTCCAGCAGCAACGGCAGCAGCTAGCCGAGCAGCACGAGCAGCAGATCAGGCATCACTTAAAG TTATGGGAGCAACAGAAGGCGATGGAGGAAGCGGCTTTGCGCGAGGCGAGGGAGGCAAGAGAGGCCAGGGAGGCGAGGGAAGCGAGAGAAGCCCGTGACGTTCGCGAGAGGGGGGACCTGCGCAAGAAGGACAAGCTCGAACATTGCGCCACCGCCTCCACGCAGGTCAAGCAGAAGCTGCAG GAGTTCCTGAAGAAGAAACAGGCGGCCGCCACCGCTAACGGCGCGATGCCCGGCTCGCCCTACAGGAATTG ggGCATTGTGAAGTCGTCGTCTGGCGAGTCGATGCCGTCGGGCGCCGCGGCGGGCGCGCACCCCTACCGTCTACCCGCGCCCCTCGCAGCTCCTCTGCCCCTCACGCTCCCCGCGCCCGCCGCGCCCGACTACCCGCTCAGAAAAACCG CGTCGGAGCCCAACATGCTGAAGGTGCGGCTGAAGGCGAGGGTCATCGAGCGCCGAGCGTCGCCGCTGGCCCGCCGCCCCCTCAAGACGCGCCCGAAGCCTCGCA ACTGCGAAGCGGGGTCGCCGCGAGGCTCGCCGCCGGGCGCCGTCGGCAGCAGCACGCCCATCCGCGAAGAGGAGGAGACGGGTCGCTCGCCGGAGCCCCTCTTCTCGTCGCCGTCGTTGCCCAACATTTCTTTGGGACGGCCTCTGGCGGCGCACTGCCCCCCGCCCGCGCCGCCGCCCGCCCTGCCGCCGCTTTGCGAATCGGAGCCCTACTGCGGCGCCGCAGCTCTGAGCGCGCGCCTGGCCAAGAGGCCCCTGGGGCGAACGCACTCGGCGCCTCTGCCCCTCGGAGACCCCGCGCTGCACCCGCATCTGCCGCACCACTATTTGCGCGACCAAATCAGGAAGACG GTGTTGACTCGCGCGCACGATGCGGCTGCCGCACAACTGCGAGAGGAGGAGGGCGAGGTGATCGATCTGACGAGGAAGCCCTGCCCCGTCCCTCCCGTCGCGCCTCccgcgccgccgccgccgccacTCGCCGCCGCGCCCCTCGCTCGCGCACTCTCTTCGCCGTTGGTGGGGGCGCGGCAGCCGCCCACGGGGCTCGCCTACGACGCCCTCATGCTCAAGCACGGCTGCTCGTGCGGCGCCCACGCGCCCACGCACCCCGAGCACGGCGGCCGCCTGCAATCCGTTTGGGCGCGCCTCTGCGAGACGGGCCTCGCGGCGCGAACGGAGCGCACGCGCGCGCGCAAAGCGACGATCGAAGAGCTCGCGAGCGTGCACTCGGAGGCGCACGTGGCGGCCTTCGCCGGCCGAGGCCGCGACGCCAAAGAGCCGCGCGGGCGGGCGCTGCGGCTCGTGCGGCTGGCGTGCGGCGGCCTCGGCGTGGACGCGGACACGCCCTGGAGCGAGGCGCACACGCCGGCCGCCGCGCGGCTCGCCGCCGGTGCCCTTTTGGACCTGGCGCTGCGCACGGCCCGCAACGAGCTCCGCAACGGATTCGCCGTCGTGCGGCCGCCGGGCCACCACGCCGAGCCCGACCAGGCGATGGGCTTCTGCTTCTTCAACAACGTGGCGATCGCGGCGCGGCAACTGCGGCTGCGGCTCGGCCTGCGGCGCGTGCTCATCGTAGACTGGGACGTGCACCACGGCAACGGCACGCAGCAGGCCTTCTACGAGGACCCGGGCGTGCTCTACGTGTCGCTGCACCGCCACGACGACGGCAACTTCTTCCCGGGCACGGGCGCCGCCGACGAGTGCGGCTCCGGCGCCGGCCTCGGCTTCACGGTCAACGTGCCGTGGCCCGGTCGGCCGCCGCTGGCCGACGCCGAGTACCTGGCCGCCTTCCGAACGGTCGTCATGCCCGTCGCCAAGGAGTACGACCCGGAGATCGTGCTCGTGTCGTGCGGCTTCGACGCGGCCGCCGGCCACCCGGCGCCCATGGGCGGCTACAGCGTGACGGCCGCGTGCTTCGCGCACATGACGCGCGAGCTGATGCAGCTGGCCAACGGCAAGGTGGTGCTGTCGCTCGAGGGTGGCTACGACCTGCCCGCCATGTGCGACTGCGCCCAGGAGTGCGTGAAAGCGCTGCTCGGCGAGCGCATCGCCGCGCCGCCGCTGAGCGAGCTGGCGCGGACGCCGGCGCCCCACGCCGTCGCGGCGCTGCGGGCCGTGGCGACGGCGCAGGCGGCGCACTGGCCGGCGGTCGCCCGGGCTTTGCCCCTGGCGACGCGGAGCGCGCTCGAGGCGGCGCCGGCCGTGGCGGGCGCGAGGCTCGGCTCGCTGCAGACCGAGCGTGACGCGGCGGACACGGCGGCCGCGATGGCGACGCTGTCCATGCACCAGCCGGCGCCGGCGGCGCCGAGCCGCTCCGGAAGCTCCCGCTCGGCGTCCGAGGAGCCGATGGAGCAGGATGACGCCAAGTGA
- the LOC110997140 gene encoding histone deacetylase 4 isoform X3: MYVINLEMSRDNGGAEGGGGTGRSPSPPRAPPDSSFHHQIMQSHSPRKNHIAERAKQTLENSFLLQLKKQQQLQQEILLQHFQQQRQQLAEQHEQQIRHHLKLWEQQKAMEEAALREAREAREAREAREAREARDVRERGDLRKKDKLEHCATASTQVKQKLQEFLKKKQAAATANGAMPGSPYRNWGIVKSSSGESMPSGAAAGAHPYRLPAPLAAPLPLTLPAPAAPDYPLRKTASEPNMLKVRLKARVIERRASPLARRPLKTRPKPRNCEAGSPRGSPPGAVGSSTPIREEEETGRSPEPLFSSPSLPNISLGRPLAAHCPPPAPPPALPPLCESEPYCGAAALSARLAKRPLGRTHSAPLPLGDPALHPHLPHHYLRDQIRKTVLTRAHDAAAAQLREEEGEVIDLTRKPCPVPPVAPPAPPPPPLAAAPLARALSSPLVGARQPPTGLAYDALMLKHGCSCGAHAPTHPEHGGRLQSVWARLCETGLAARTERTRARKATIEELASVHSEAHVAAFAGRGRDAKEPRGRALRLVRLACGGLGVDADTPWSEAHTPAAARLAAGALLDLALRTARNELRNGFAVVRPPGHHAEPDQAMGFCFFNNVAIAARQLRLRLGLRRVLIVDWDVHHGNGTQQAFYEDPGVLYVSLHRHDDGNFFPGTGAADECGSGAGLGFTVNVPWPGRPPLADAEYLAAFRTVVMPVAKEYDPEIVLVSCGFDAAAGHPAPMGGYSVTAACFAHMTRELMQLANGKVVLSLEGGYDLPAMCDCAQECVKALLGERIAAPPLSELARTPAPHAVAALRAVATAQAAHWPAVARALPLATRSALEAAPAVAGARLGSLQTERDAADTAAAMATLSMHQPAPAAPSRSGSSRSASEEPMEQDDAK, encoded by the exons TTGAAGAAGCAGCAACAGTTACAGCAAGAGATATTGTTGCAGCACTTCCAGCAGCAACGGCAGCAGCTAGCCGAGCAGCACGAGCAGCAGATCAGGCATCACTTAAAG TTATGGGAGCAACAGAAGGCGATGGAGGAAGCGGCTTTGCGCGAGGCGAGGGAGGCAAGAGAGGCCAGGGAGGCGAGGGAAGCGAGAGAAGCCCGTGACGTTCGCGAGAGGGGGGACCTGCGCAAGAAGGACAAGCTCGAACATTGCGCCACCGCCTCCACGCAGGTCAAGCAGAAGCTGCAG GAGTTCCTGAAGAAGAAACAGGCGGCCGCCACCGCTAACGGCGCGATGCCCGGCTCGCCCTACAGGAATTG ggGCATTGTGAAGTCGTCGTCTGGCGAGTCGATGCCGTCGGGCGCCGCGGCGGGCGCGCACCCCTACCGTCTACCCGCGCCCCTCGCAGCTCCTCTGCCCCTCACGCTCCCCGCGCCCGCCGCGCCCGACTACCCGCTCAGAAAAACCG CGTCGGAGCCCAACATGCTGAAGGTGCGGCTGAAGGCGAGGGTCATCGAGCGCCGAGCGTCGCCGCTGGCCCGCCGCCCCCTCAAGACGCGCCCGAAGCCTCGCA ACTGCGAAGCGGGGTCGCCGCGAGGCTCGCCGCCGGGCGCCGTCGGCAGCAGCACGCCCATCCGCGAAGAGGAGGAGACGGGTCGCTCGCCGGAGCCCCTCTTCTCGTCGCCGTCGTTGCCCAACATTTCTTTGGGACGGCCTCTGGCGGCGCACTGCCCCCCGCCCGCGCCGCCGCCCGCCCTGCCGCCGCTTTGCGAATCGGAGCCCTACTGCGGCGCCGCAGCTCTGAGCGCGCGCCTGGCCAAGAGGCCCCTGGGGCGAACGCACTCGGCGCCTCTGCCCCTCGGAGACCCCGCGCTGCACCCGCATCTGCCGCACCACTATTTGCGCGACCAAATCAGGAAGACG GTGTTGACTCGCGCGCACGATGCGGCTGCCGCACAACTGCGAGAGGAGGAGGGCGAGGTGATCGATCTGACGAGGAAGCCCTGCCCCGTCCCTCCCGTCGCGCCTCccgcgccgccgccgccgccacTCGCCGCCGCGCCCCTCGCTCGCGCACTCTCTTCGCCGTTGGTGGGGGCGCGGCAGCCGCCCACGGGGCTCGCCTACGACGCCCTCATGCTCAAGCACGGCTGCTCGTGCGGCGCCCACGCGCCCACGCACCCCGAGCACGGCGGCCGCCTGCAATCCGTTTGGGCGCGCCTCTGCGAGACGGGCCTCGCGGCGCGAACGGAGCGCACGCGCGCGCGCAAAGCGACGATCGAAGAGCTCGCGAGCGTGCACTCGGAGGCGCACGTGGCGGCCTTCGCCGGCCGAGGCCGCGACGCCAAAGAGCCGCGCGGGCGGGCGCTGCGGCTCGTGCGGCTGGCGTGCGGCGGCCTCGGCGTGGACGCGGACACGCCCTGGAGCGAGGCGCACACGCCGGCCGCCGCGCGGCTCGCCGCCGGTGCCCTTTTGGACCTGGCGCTGCGCACGGCCCGCAACGAGCTCCGCAACGGATTCGCCGTCGTGCGGCCGCCGGGCCACCACGCCGAGCCCGACCAGGCGATGGGCTTCTGCTTCTTCAACAACGTGGCGATCGCGGCGCGGCAACTGCGGCTGCGGCTCGGCCTGCGGCGCGTGCTCATCGTAGACTGGGACGTGCACCACGGCAACGGCACGCAGCAGGCCTTCTACGAGGACCCGGGCGTGCTCTACGTGTCGCTGCACCGCCACGACGACGGCAACTTCTTCCCGGGCACGGGCGCCGCCGACGAGTGCGGCTCCGGCGCCGGCCTCGGCTTCACGGTCAACGTGCCGTGGCCCGGTCGGCCGCCGCTGGCCGACGCCGAGTACCTGGCCGCCTTCCGAACGGTCGTCATGCCCGTCGCCAAGGAGTACGACCCGGAGATCGTGCTCGTGTCGTGCGGCTTCGACGCGGCCGCCGGCCACCCGGCGCCCATGGGCGGCTACAGCGTGACGGCCGCGTGCTTCGCGCACATGACGCGCGAGCTGATGCAGCTGGCCAACGGCAAGGTGGTGCTGTCGCTCGAGGGTGGCTACGACCTGCCCGCCATGTGCGACTGCGCCCAGGAGTGCGTGAAAGCGCTGCTCGGCGAGCGCATCGCCGCGCCGCCGCTGAGCGAGCTGGCGCGGACGCCGGCGCCCCACGCCGTCGCGGCGCTGCGGGCCGTGGCGACGGCGCAGGCGGCGCACTGGCCGGCGGTCGCCCGGGCTTTGCCCCTGGCGACGCGGAGCGCGCTCGAGGCGGCGCCGGCCGTGGCGGGCGCGAGGCTCGGCTCGCTGCAGACCGAGCGTGACGCGGCGGACACGGCGGCCGCGATGGCGACGCTGTCCATGCACCAGCCGGCGCCGGCGGCGCCGAGCCGCTCCGGAAGCTCCCGCTCGGCGTCCGAGGAGCCGATGGAGCAGGATGACGCCAAGTGA
- the LOC110997140 gene encoding histone deacetylase 4 isoform X4: protein MSRDNGGAEGGGGTGRSPSPPRAPPDSSFHHQIMQSHSPRKNHIAERAKQTLENSFLLQLKKQQQLQQEILLQHFQQQRQQLAEQHEQQIRHHLKLWEQQKAMEEAALREAREAREAREAREAREARDVRERGDLRKKDKLEHCATASTQVKQKLQEFLKKKQAAATANGAMPGSPYRNWGIVKSSSGESMPSGAAAGAHPYRLPAPLAAPLPLTLPAPAAPDYPLRKTASEPNMLKVRLKARVIERRASPLARRPLKTRPKPRNCEAGSPRGSPPGAVGSSTPIREEEETGRSPEPLFSSPSLPNISLGRPLAAHCPPPAPPPALPPLCESEPYCGAAALSARLAKRPLGRTHSAPLPLGDPALHPHLPHHYLRDQIRKTVLTRAHDAAAAQLREEEGEVIDLTRKPCPVPPVAPPAPPPPPLAAAPLARALSSPLVGARQPPTGLAYDALMLKHGCSCGAHAPTHPEHGGRLQSVWARLCETGLAARTERTRARKATIEELASVHSEAHVAAFAGRGRDAKEPRGRALRLVRLACGGLGVDADTPWSEAHTPAAARLAAGALLDLALRTARNELRNGFAVVRPPGHHAEPDQAMGFCFFNNVAIAARQLRLRLGLRRVLIVDWDVHHGNGTQQAFYEDPGVLYVSLHRHDDGNFFPGTGAADECGSGAGLGFTVNVPWPGRPPLADAEYLAAFRTVVMPVAKEYDPEIVLVSCGFDAAAGHPAPMGGYSVTAACFAHMTRELMQLANGKVVLSLEGGYDLPAMCDCAQECVKALLGERIAAPPLSELARTPAPHAVAALRAVATAQAAHWPAVARALPLATRSALEAAPAVAGARLGSLQTERDAADTAAAMATLSMHQPAPAAPSRSGSSRSASEEPMEQDDAK, encoded by the exons TTGAAGAAGCAGCAACAGTTACAGCAAGAGATATTGTTGCAGCACTTCCAGCAGCAACGGCAGCAGCTAGCCGAGCAGCACGAGCAGCAGATCAGGCATCACTTAAAG TTATGGGAGCAACAGAAGGCGATGGAGGAAGCGGCTTTGCGCGAGGCGAGGGAGGCAAGAGAGGCCAGGGAGGCGAGGGAAGCGAGAGAAGCCCGTGACGTTCGCGAGAGGGGGGACCTGCGCAAGAAGGACAAGCTCGAACATTGCGCCACCGCCTCCACGCAGGTCAAGCAGAAGCTGCAG GAGTTCCTGAAGAAGAAACAGGCGGCCGCCACCGCTAACGGCGCGATGCCCGGCTCGCCCTACAGGAATTG ggGCATTGTGAAGTCGTCGTCTGGCGAGTCGATGCCGTCGGGCGCCGCGGCGGGCGCGCACCCCTACCGTCTACCCGCGCCCCTCGCAGCTCCTCTGCCCCTCACGCTCCCCGCGCCCGCCGCGCCCGACTACCCGCTCAGAAAAACCG CGTCGGAGCCCAACATGCTGAAGGTGCGGCTGAAGGCGAGGGTCATCGAGCGCCGAGCGTCGCCGCTGGCCCGCCGCCCCCTCAAGACGCGCCCGAAGCCTCGCA ACTGCGAAGCGGGGTCGCCGCGAGGCTCGCCGCCGGGCGCCGTCGGCAGCAGCACGCCCATCCGCGAAGAGGAGGAGACGGGTCGCTCGCCGGAGCCCCTCTTCTCGTCGCCGTCGTTGCCCAACATTTCTTTGGGACGGCCTCTGGCGGCGCACTGCCCCCCGCCCGCGCCGCCGCCCGCCCTGCCGCCGCTTTGCGAATCGGAGCCCTACTGCGGCGCCGCAGCTCTGAGCGCGCGCCTGGCCAAGAGGCCCCTGGGGCGAACGCACTCGGCGCCTCTGCCCCTCGGAGACCCCGCGCTGCACCCGCATCTGCCGCACCACTATTTGCGCGACCAAATCAGGAAGACG GTGTTGACTCGCGCGCACGATGCGGCTGCCGCACAACTGCGAGAGGAGGAGGGCGAGGTGATCGATCTGACGAGGAAGCCCTGCCCCGTCCCTCCCGTCGCGCCTCccgcgccgccgccgccgccacTCGCCGCCGCGCCCCTCGCTCGCGCACTCTCTTCGCCGTTGGTGGGGGCGCGGCAGCCGCCCACGGGGCTCGCCTACGACGCCCTCATGCTCAAGCACGGCTGCTCGTGCGGCGCCCACGCGCCCACGCACCCCGAGCACGGCGGCCGCCTGCAATCCGTTTGGGCGCGCCTCTGCGAGACGGGCCTCGCGGCGCGAACGGAGCGCACGCGCGCGCGCAAAGCGACGATCGAAGAGCTCGCGAGCGTGCACTCGGAGGCGCACGTGGCGGCCTTCGCCGGCCGAGGCCGCGACGCCAAAGAGCCGCGCGGGCGGGCGCTGCGGCTCGTGCGGCTGGCGTGCGGCGGCCTCGGCGTGGACGCGGACACGCCCTGGAGCGAGGCGCACACGCCGGCCGCCGCGCGGCTCGCCGCCGGTGCCCTTTTGGACCTGGCGCTGCGCACGGCCCGCAACGAGCTCCGCAACGGATTCGCCGTCGTGCGGCCGCCGGGCCACCACGCCGAGCCCGACCAGGCGATGGGCTTCTGCTTCTTCAACAACGTGGCGATCGCGGCGCGGCAACTGCGGCTGCGGCTCGGCCTGCGGCGCGTGCTCATCGTAGACTGGGACGTGCACCACGGCAACGGCACGCAGCAGGCCTTCTACGAGGACCCGGGCGTGCTCTACGTGTCGCTGCACCGCCACGACGACGGCAACTTCTTCCCGGGCACGGGCGCCGCCGACGAGTGCGGCTCCGGCGCCGGCCTCGGCTTCACGGTCAACGTGCCGTGGCCCGGTCGGCCGCCGCTGGCCGACGCCGAGTACCTGGCCGCCTTCCGAACGGTCGTCATGCCCGTCGCCAAGGAGTACGACCCGGAGATCGTGCTCGTGTCGTGCGGCTTCGACGCGGCCGCCGGCCACCCGGCGCCCATGGGCGGCTACAGCGTGACGGCCGCGTGCTTCGCGCACATGACGCGCGAGCTGATGCAGCTGGCCAACGGCAAGGTGGTGCTGTCGCTCGAGGGTGGCTACGACCTGCCCGCCATGTGCGACTGCGCCCAGGAGTGCGTGAAAGCGCTGCTCGGCGAGCGCATCGCCGCGCCGCCGCTGAGCGAGCTGGCGCGGACGCCGGCGCCCCACGCCGTCGCGGCGCTGCGGGCCGTGGCGACGGCGCAGGCGGCGCACTGGCCGGCGGTCGCCCGGGCTTTGCCCCTGGCGACGCGGAGCGCGCTCGAGGCGGCGCCGGCCGTGGCGGGCGCGAGGCTCGGCTCGCTGCAGACCGAGCGTGACGCGGCGGACACGGCGGCCGCGATGGCGACGCTGTCCATGCACCAGCCGGCGCCGGCGGCGCCGAGCCGCTCCGGAAGCTCCCGCTCGGCGTCCGAGGAGCCGATGGAGCAGGATGACGCCAAGTGA
- the LOC110997140 gene encoding histone deacetylase 4 isoform X2, which produces MSIEPRTVSAEEMSRDNGGAEGGGGTGRSPSPPRAPPDSSFHHQIMQSHSPRKNHIAERAKQTLENSFLLQLKKQQQLQQEILLQHFQQQRQQLAEQHEQQIRHHLKLWEQQKAMEEAALREAREAREAREAREAREARDVRERGDLRKKDKLEHCATASTQVKQKLQEFLKKKQAAATANGAMPGSPYRNWGIVKSSSGESMPSGAAAGAHPYRLPAPLAAPLPLTLPAPAAPDYPLRKTASEPNMLKVRLKARVIERRASPLARRPLKTRPKPRNCEAGSPRGSPPGAVGSSTPIREEEETGRSPEPLFSSPSLPNISLGRPLAAHCPPPAPPPALPPLCESEPYCGAAALSARLAKRPLGRTHSAPLPLGDPALHPHLPHHYLRDQIRKTVLTRAHDAAAAQLREEEGEVIDLTRKPCPVPPVAPPAPPPPPLAAAPLARALSSPLVGARQPPTGLAYDALMLKHGCSCGAHAPTHPEHGGRLQSVWARLCETGLAARTERTRARKATIEELASVHSEAHVAAFAGRGRDAKEPRGRALRLVRLACGGLGVDADTPWSEAHTPAAARLAAGALLDLALRTARNELRNGFAVVRPPGHHAEPDQAMGFCFFNNVAIAARQLRLRLGLRRVLIVDWDVHHGNGTQQAFYEDPGVLYVSLHRHDDGNFFPGTGAADECGSGAGLGFTVNVPWPGRPPLADAEYLAAFRTVVMPVAKEYDPEIVLVSCGFDAAAGHPAPMGGYSVTAACFAHMTRELMQLANGKVVLSLEGGYDLPAMCDCAQECVKALLGERIAAPPLSELARTPAPHAVAALRAVATAQAAHWPAVARALPLATRSALEAAPAVAGARLGSLQTERDAADTAAAMATLSMHQPAPAAPSRSGSSRSASEEPMEQDDAK; this is translated from the exons TTGAAGAAGCAGCAACAGTTACAGCAAGAGATATTGTTGCAGCACTTCCAGCAGCAACGGCAGCAGCTAGCCGAGCAGCACGAGCAGCAGATCAGGCATCACTTAAAG TTATGGGAGCAACAGAAGGCGATGGAGGAAGCGGCTTTGCGCGAGGCGAGGGAGGCAAGAGAGGCCAGGGAGGCGAGGGAAGCGAGAGAAGCCCGTGACGTTCGCGAGAGGGGGGACCTGCGCAAGAAGGACAAGCTCGAACATTGCGCCACCGCCTCCACGCAGGTCAAGCAGAAGCTGCAG GAGTTCCTGAAGAAGAAACAGGCGGCCGCCACCGCTAACGGCGCGATGCCCGGCTCGCCCTACAGGAATTG ggGCATTGTGAAGTCGTCGTCTGGCGAGTCGATGCCGTCGGGCGCCGCGGCGGGCGCGCACCCCTACCGTCTACCCGCGCCCCTCGCAGCTCCTCTGCCCCTCACGCTCCCCGCGCCCGCCGCGCCCGACTACCCGCTCAGAAAAACCG CGTCGGAGCCCAACATGCTGAAGGTGCGGCTGAAGGCGAGGGTCATCGAGCGCCGAGCGTCGCCGCTGGCCCGCCGCCCCCTCAAGACGCGCCCGAAGCCTCGCA ACTGCGAAGCGGGGTCGCCGCGAGGCTCGCCGCCGGGCGCCGTCGGCAGCAGCACGCCCATCCGCGAAGAGGAGGAGACGGGTCGCTCGCCGGAGCCCCTCTTCTCGTCGCCGTCGTTGCCCAACATTTCTTTGGGACGGCCTCTGGCGGCGCACTGCCCCCCGCCCGCGCCGCCGCCCGCCCTGCCGCCGCTTTGCGAATCGGAGCCCTACTGCGGCGCCGCAGCTCTGAGCGCGCGCCTGGCCAAGAGGCCCCTGGGGCGAACGCACTCGGCGCCTCTGCCCCTCGGAGACCCCGCGCTGCACCCGCATCTGCCGCACCACTATTTGCGCGACCAAATCAGGAAGACG GTGTTGACTCGCGCGCACGATGCGGCTGCCGCACAACTGCGAGAGGAGGAGGGCGAGGTGATCGATCTGACGAGGAAGCCCTGCCCCGTCCCTCCCGTCGCGCCTCccgcgccgccgccgccgccacTCGCCGCCGCGCCCCTCGCTCGCGCACTCTCTTCGCCGTTGGTGGGGGCGCGGCAGCCGCCCACGGGGCTCGCCTACGACGCCCTCATGCTCAAGCACGGCTGCTCGTGCGGCGCCCACGCGCCCACGCACCCCGAGCACGGCGGCCGCCTGCAATCCGTTTGGGCGCGCCTCTGCGAGACGGGCCTCGCGGCGCGAACGGAGCGCACGCGCGCGCGCAAAGCGACGATCGAAGAGCTCGCGAGCGTGCACTCGGAGGCGCACGTGGCGGCCTTCGCCGGCCGAGGCCGCGACGCCAAAGAGCCGCGCGGGCGGGCGCTGCGGCTCGTGCGGCTGGCGTGCGGCGGCCTCGGCGTGGACGCGGACACGCCCTGGAGCGAGGCGCACACGCCGGCCGCCGCGCGGCTCGCCGCCGGTGCCCTTTTGGACCTGGCGCTGCGCACGGCCCGCAACGAGCTCCGCAACGGATTCGCCGTCGTGCGGCCGCCGGGCCACCACGCCGAGCCCGACCAGGCGATGGGCTTCTGCTTCTTCAACAACGTGGCGATCGCGGCGCGGCAACTGCGGCTGCGGCTCGGCCTGCGGCGCGTGCTCATCGTAGACTGGGACGTGCACCACGGCAACGGCACGCAGCAGGCCTTCTACGAGGACCCGGGCGTGCTCTACGTGTCGCTGCACCGCCACGACGACGGCAACTTCTTCCCGGGCACGGGCGCCGCCGACGAGTGCGGCTCCGGCGCCGGCCTCGGCTTCACGGTCAACGTGCCGTGGCCCGGTCGGCCGCCGCTGGCCGACGCCGAGTACCTGGCCGCCTTCCGAACGGTCGTCATGCCCGTCGCCAAGGAGTACGACCCGGAGATCGTGCTCGTGTCGTGCGGCTTCGACGCGGCCGCCGGCCACCCGGCGCCCATGGGCGGCTACAGCGTGACGGCCGCGTGCTTCGCGCACATGACGCGCGAGCTGATGCAGCTGGCCAACGGCAAGGTGGTGCTGTCGCTCGAGGGTGGCTACGACCTGCCCGCCATGTGCGACTGCGCCCAGGAGTGCGTGAAAGCGCTGCTCGGCGAGCGCATCGCCGCGCCGCCGCTGAGCGAGCTGGCGCGGACGCCGGCGCCCCACGCCGTCGCGGCGCTGCGGGCCGTGGCGACGGCGCAGGCGGCGCACTGGCCGGCGGTCGCCCGGGCTTTGCCCCTGGCGACGCGGAGCGCGCTCGAGGCGGCGCCGGCCGTGGCGGGCGCGAGGCTCGGCTCGCTGCAGACCGAGCGTGACGCGGCGGACACGGCGGCCGCGATGGCGACGCTGTCCATGCACCAGCCGGCGCCGGCGGCGCCGAGCCGCTCCGGAAGCTCCCGCTCGGCGTCCGAGGAGCCGATGGAGCAGGATGACGCCAAGTGA